The following are encoded together in the Wolbachia endosymbiont (group E) of Neria commutata genome:
- a CDS encoding EndoU domain-containing protein: MSKAFKLILCLIIPVIGFIFYVRDHYFYDSSSQVNFEPFFKTDSSGPDYMPLLPELTNFDIGVLSVCGDWGANPDKEDFKILLDCPKHQKIVQGIYDKLDHQVITPNASLELFKEELTQLWFTLTGHHDDVIGFRHIFCGEPNKPELGGMHFVGRYVEAQENQWAGAVWNDKSLCNKTDIKPPVYTFGMQYLGKDESVKVKCPNGYAYNLHADDILISATKAFKELGKDGMCLYKMEDDDYQLVFVRKNDAIVTFYPDLTPKCNDKNTNCQHCH; the protein is encoded by the coding sequence ATGTCAAAGGCGTTCAAACTTATTTTATGCTTAATAATACCAGTAATAGGGTTTATTTTTTACGTCAGGGATCATTATTTTTATGATTCAAGTTCGCAGGTTAATTTTGAACCATTTTTCAAAACAGACTCTTCAGGTCCAGATTATATGCCATTACTTCCAGAGTTAACTAATTTTGATATAGGGGTGCTAAGTGTTTGTGGAGATTGGGGGGCAAATCCTGATAAAGAAGATTTTAAAATTTTGCTTGATTGTCCAAAACATCAAAAAATAGTCCAAGGAATATATGATAAACTTGATCATCAAGTCATAACACCTAATGCAAGTTTAGAATTATTCAAAGAGGAATTAACTCAACTCTGGTTTACACTGACTGGGCATCATGATGATGTTATAGGGTTTAGGCATATTTTTTGTGGTGAACCAAACAAACCAGAGTTGGGAGGTATGCACTTTGTAGGTAGATATGTTGAAGCTCAAGAGAATCAATGGGCAGGTGCGGTTTGGAATGATAAATCTCTATGTAATAAAACAGATATCAAACCTCCAGTTTATACATTTGGAATGCAATATTTAGGTAAAGATGAGTCAGTGAAAGTAAAATGTCCAAATGGATACGCATATAATCTTCATGCTGATGATATTTTAATTTCTGCAACTAAGGCATTTAAGGAGTTAGGAAAAGATGGAATGTGCTTATACAAAATGGAAGATGATGATTATCAATTAGTGTTTGTGAGAAAAAATGATGCAATTGTAACTTTTTATCCTGACTTAACGCCAAAATGTAATGATAAAAATACTAATTGCCAACACTGCCATTAA
- a CDS encoding phosphoglycerate kinase produces MSIPNIKNCDLHNKVVLLRVDFNVPIKNGKISDVTRILRSLPTIQHLINTNAKVVIMSHFGRPKIHDNNLSLKNIVETLSQLLNKEVRFVDDCIGEKVQQAVNGMVLGDIILLENLRFHKEEEKNDSNFAKQLASIADIYVNDAFSCSHRAHASISRITEFLPSYAGFCLQNELEYLEKAVSFKAKPITAIVGGAKISTKIKMLEKLAEKVDFLILGGAIANNFLLFNKVNIGKSFFQCGVNDSLHSIIEAANRNNCKIVVPEDVLVAVNSDNSTSILRKTESILDGDVILDIGPETFSTISNIIANSKTVLWNGPIGVFEHPAFANGTKGVMKVISDLTREGKLTSVIGGGDSLSAINSAGFADKDFTYVSTGGGTFLNWLSGDEMPGVTALQERSTLD; encoded by the coding sequence ATGAGCATACCTAATATAAAAAATTGCGATCTTCACAATAAAGTCGTCCTACTCAGGGTTGATTTTAATGTTCCTATAAAAAACGGAAAAATTAGCGACGTCACGCGTATTTTGAGGTCACTCCCTACTATTCAGCACTTGATAAACACAAATGCAAAAGTTGTGATTATGTCGCATTTTGGGCGCCCAAAAATTCATGATAATAATCTGTCACTAAAAAACATAGTTGAAACTTTGTCACAGTTGTTGAACAAGGAGGTAAGGTTTGTTGATGATTGCATTGGTGAAAAAGTGCAACAAGCAGTGAATGGTATGGTTTTAGGTGATATTATACTACTGGAAAATCTAAGATTTCATAAAGAAGAAGAGAAGAATGATTCAAATTTTGCCAAACAATTAGCATCCATAGCAGATATATATGTAAATGATGCATTTTCTTGCTCTCACAGGGCTCATGCATCTATTTCACGCATTACAGAGTTTTTACCTTCCTATGCAGGATTTTGTTTACAAAATGAGCTCGAATATCTAGAAAAAGCTGTGTCATTTAAAGCAAAGCCTATTACAGCAATCGTTGGAGGGGCAAAAATCTCAACTAAGATAAAAATGCTTGAAAAATTAGCAGAAAAAGTTGACTTTTTAATTTTAGGCGGTGCAATCGCTAATAATTTTTTATTGTTTAATAAAGTAAATATAGGTAAATCCTTCTTTCAATGTGGTGTAAATGATTCTTTGCATAGTATTATAGAGGCAGCAAATAGAAATAATTGTAAAATAGTGGTACCAGAAGATGTTCTTGTTGCAGTAAATTCTGATAACAGCACTAGCATTTTAAGAAAAACTGAGTCTATTTTGGACGGCGATGTAATTTTAGATATTGGACCAGAAACTTTTAGCACAATAAGCAATATAATAGCAAATAGTAAAACTGTGCTATGGAATGGGCCTATAGGTGTTTTTGAGCATCCAGCTTTTGCAAATGGTACTAAAGGAGTAATGAAAGTTATTAGTGACTTAACACGCGAAGGAAAATTAACCAGTGTAATAGGTGGCGGTGATAGCTTATCTGCAATAAACTCTGCAGGATTTGCTGATAAAGATTTCACATATGTTTCAACTGGTGGAGGGACATTTTTAAATTGGCTGAGCGGTGATGAAATGCCAGGAGTCACTGCACTACAAGAACGCTCTACACTGGATTAA
- a CDS encoding glutamine synthetase, translated as MITLSNLGCHAIFGIELEFYAEGVEEDLFLSNIGAKIAPLGFSCEKESSVHQYEVKSGFYTHYGDLIKHFELVKGLLFEIVQKLGGNVSFKAKPYLDRAGSALNVHVNLVDSSNNNLFYIRGQKYSDYLFYSIGGLCAMMKKHMSFFAPSDDSYLRFKYSDIHTPTTVSWGVNNRTAAIRIPNFGEKCRLEHRVPGADCNLEEVLAAIIEGMIFGIKNKIAPPNRVYGVASDPQYKMEKL; from the coding sequence ATGATTACGTTAAGTAATTTAGGTTGTCATGCAATATTTGGCATTGAACTAGAGTTCTATGCTGAAGGCGTAGAAGAAGACCTGTTTCTCAGTAATATTGGAGCTAAAATAGCTCCGCTTGGATTTTCTTGTGAAAAAGAGAGTTCTGTACATCAATACGAGGTAAAAAGTGGTTTTTATACTCACTACGGCGACTTAATTAAGCATTTTGAGCTAGTAAAAGGTCTACTTTTTGAGATAGTACAAAAACTTGGTGGTAATGTCTCTTTTAAAGCAAAACCTTATTTGGATAGAGCGGGTAGCGCATTAAATGTGCATGTGAATTTAGTTGATTCAAGCAACAACAATTTATTTTATATTCGTGGACAAAAGTATAGTGATTACCTATTTTATAGTATTGGTGGATTATGTGCAATGATGAAAAAACACATGTCATTTTTTGCTCCAAGCGATGATTCTTATTTAAGATTCAAGTATTCGGATATTCACACTCCAACTACGGTCAGTTGGGGTGTGAACAACCGAACTGCTGCAATAAGAATTCCTAATTTTGGTGAAAAATGTCGCCTAGAGCATCGTGTTCCTGGAGCAGATTGTAACCTTGAAGAAGTGCTTGCAGCAATAATTGAAGGCATGATTTTTGGTATAAAGAACAAAATTGCTCCGCCAAATAGAGTATATGGAGTTGCGTCTGATCCACAATATAAAATGGAAAAACTATAG
- a CDS encoding biotin transporter BioY: protein MFTTESSSKSTLIDILSCVLLLFLMAQISIPLQPVPITLQTLGIMLIGLQFNRRTAFYSVFTYISLGAAGLPVFANFSGGYYIFLSPRGGYLWGFLFAVLVMSIVNELLKLKCKPLICNFLSCLAGTIVIYTCGVCWLAIYVGLNQAVALGILPFIISGIIKVVLLVIALEYFKK, encoded by the coding sequence GCAGTAAATCAACACTGATTGATATATTATCTTGTGTTCTACTCTTATTTTTAATGGCCCAAATAAGCATACCATTACAGCCTGTGCCCATCACATTGCAAACCTTGGGAATAATGCTTATCGGACTCCAATTTAACCGCAGAACAGCATTTTATTCTGTGTTTACATATATATCACTTGGTGCAGCAGGATTACCTGTCTTTGCAAATTTTTCAGGAGGATATTACATTTTTCTCAGCCCAAGAGGTGGGTATTTGTGGGGCTTTTTATTTGCCGTTTTAGTTATGAGTATTGTCAATGAATTATTAAAGTTGAAATGTAAACCCCTTATATGCAACTTTCTAAGTTGCCTAGCTGGTACAATTGTTATCTATACCTGTGGAGTATGTTGGCTTGCTATTTATGTAGGTCTAAATCAAGCAGTTGCCCTAGGGATATTGCCGTTTATTATTTCTGGTATAATAAAGGTTGTGTTGCTTGTTATAGCTTTAGAATATTTTAAAAAGTGA
- a CDS encoding NAD(P)/FAD-dependent oxidoreductase, with the protein METDIVIIGAGPVGIFTAFQAGMLDMKCHIIDILSQAGGQCTALYPEKPIYDIPGYPVITAQKLIEQLMEQASPFEPVYHFGQKVEKISDNNGESFTVITSTGTEVKCKAVIIAAGNGMFEPNRPPLDSILEYENKSVFYSINKISNFCDKTIVIAGGGDSAADWTVELSKIAKKIYVIHRRKEFRCTPETKNKLESLVNAGKIELVVPYQLHELIGNNGKLNSVIVKDIITKQEKEIAADFLLPFFGLSMNLGPINNWGIKLEHSRIVVDPATLKTSKDRIYAIGDIATYLGKLKLILNGFAESAMACHDIYRIVYNSPVNFQYSTSKGVHRKNG; encoded by the coding sequence GTGGAAACTGACATAGTAATAATAGGTGCGGGACCAGTTGGAATATTTACTGCTTTTCAAGCAGGAATGCTTGATATGAAGTGCCATATAATAGATATTCTAAGCCAAGCCGGAGGGCAATGCACTGCTCTTTACCCGGAAAAGCCAATATATGATATACCAGGTTATCCTGTTATCACTGCACAAAAGCTAATTGAGCAACTAATGGAGCAAGCCTCACCATTCGAGCCTGTTTATCATTTTGGTCAAAAAGTAGAAAAGATTTCTGATAATAATGGTGAAAGTTTCACTGTAATAACAAGCACAGGCACAGAGGTAAAATGTAAAGCTGTTATCATTGCTGCGGGTAACGGAATGTTTGAACCTAATCGCCCACCTTTGGACTCTATATTAGAGTATGAAAATAAATCTGTATTTTATAGCATAAATAAAATCTCTAATTTTTGTGATAAAACTATAGTTATTGCAGGTGGTGGTGATTCTGCAGCTGATTGGACAGTAGAGCTTTCTAAAATTGCAAAGAAAATTTATGTGATACATAGAAGAAAGGAATTTCGTTGCACTCCAGAAACCAAAAATAAATTAGAATCATTGGTAAACGCAGGAAAAATAGAACTTGTAGTGCCATATCAGTTACACGAACTAATTGGAAACAATGGAAAGCTGAATTCAGTAATAGTGAAAGACATTATAACTAAGCAAGAAAAAGAAATAGCAGCTGATTTTTTACTGCCATTTTTTGGACTGTCGATGAATCTTGGTCCAATAAATAATTGGGGCATAAAGTTAGAACATAGTCGCATAGTTGTTGATCCCGCTACACTTAAAACCAGTAAAGATAGAATATATGCGATTGGAGATATAGCTACCTATTTAGGCAAATTAAAGTTAATCCTAAACGGATTTGCCGAAAGCGCCATGGCTTGTCATGATATATACAGGATTGTTTATAACTCTCCAGTTAATTTTCAATATTCAACTTCAAAAGGAGTTCATAGGAAAAATGGTTAG
- a CDS encoding BolA family protein — MRMLKTIEEKICGAIAVIDISIIDESVKHADHYFASSSTLPSHIKLILISDDFTGMSALKRHRLIYELLKSEIKLIHAISLHLYTQSEYNLKNR, encoded by the coding sequence ATAAGGATGTTAAAAACAATAGAAGAGAAGATATGCGGTGCGATAGCTGTAATAGATATTAGCATTATCGATGAATCGGTAAAGCATGCAGATCATTATTTTGCTTCATCTTCGACATTACCTTCACACATTAAATTAATATTAATATCTGATGATTTTACTGGAATGAGTGCTTTAAAAAGGCATAGGTTAATTTATGAATTATTAAAGAGCGAGATAAAGCTCATACATGCTATTTCTCTTCATTTGTATACGCAAAGTGAGTACAATTTAAAAAATAGATAA
- the dnaN gene encoding DNA polymerase III subunit beta produces the protein MPEIANSGTETEGQHSVCERLHFSVSRTSLLNTLSRVSGVVERRNAIDVLACINIKAQGGNIKLMATDLDISIFASLPANVVAEGEVKISAHTLHDIVKKLPADLDINFKTSDQGKLLMSCGNANFSLPNVVSEKFPALEEDDYKYDFTLLNTDLIDLLTKTKFAVSLDDTRYNLNGIYTHTDKQFLCCVATDGHRLSCIKKPKPSSVSGGFGVIIPRKTVMELLKILDEPSEVNIKLSERKIKFTCGEYVLISKLIDGTFPDYKAVIPASQDKHMIIESKKLSDVIDRVSVVVSDKVKSIKFSLQKNKLTLHSNSQECSNATESIEVDYDDTLIEIGFNSRYLLDALSCIKNECKFSLVDGNGATVITDENDPDALYIVMPMRT, from the coding sequence ATGCCGGAGATTGCAAATTCAGGTACAGAAACTGAAGGACAACATTCTGTTTGTGAAAGGTTGCATTTTAGTGTAAGTCGCACAAGTCTTTTAAACACGCTTTCCAGAGTCAGTGGTGTAGTGGAAAGGCGCAACGCAATAGATGTTTTGGCGTGTATCAATATTAAAGCACAGGGTGGTAATATAAAATTGATGGCCACTGATCTTGATATTTCAATATTTGCCTCGCTTCCTGCAAATGTGGTAGCAGAAGGAGAAGTAAAGATCTCAGCGCATACTTTGCATGATATAGTGAAGAAGTTACCAGCTGATTTGGATATCAATTTTAAAACAAGTGATCAAGGAAAATTATTAATGTCGTGTGGAAACGCAAATTTCTCATTACCAAACGTGGTTTCAGAAAAATTTCCTGCTCTTGAGGAAGATGATTATAAATATGATTTCACTTTACTAAATACAGATCTGATAGATTTATTGACTAAGACGAAATTTGCCGTATCGCTAGATGATACTAGGTACAATTTAAATGGAATATACACGCATACAGACAAGCAATTTCTGTGCTGTGTTGCAACTGATGGTCATCGTTTATCATGCATAAAAAAGCCTAAACCTAGCAGTGTCAGCGGTGGATTTGGTGTGATAATTCCACGTAAAACTGTTATGGAGTTATTAAAAATATTAGATGAGCCCAGTGAGGTTAATATAAAACTTTCAGAAAGAAAAATTAAGTTTACATGCGGAGAATACGTTTTAATATCAAAATTGATAGATGGAACTTTTCCAGATTATAAAGCAGTCATTCCGGCATCTCAAGATAAACACATGATTATTGAAAGTAAAAAACTTTCAGACGTTATTGATAGAGTTTCCGTTGTTGTATCTGACAAAGTAAAATCCATTAAATTTTCCTTACAGAAAAATAAGTTAACTTTACATTCCAATTCTCAAGAGTGCAGCAATGCAACTGAATCTATAGAGGTGGATTATGATGATACCCTTATAGAAATAGGGTTTAATTCGCGTTATTTGCTCGATGCTTTGTCTTGCATAAAAAATGAATGTAAATTTAGCTTGGTTGATGGTAATGGTGCTACAGTCATAACTGATGAGAATGATCCTGATGCATTATACATAGTGATGCCAATGCGGACTTAG